From the Paenibacillus tianjinensis genome, the window TCTTTGCAGATGAGCAATTTCGTCGGCCATCGATTTAATTTGATCCGTGATGTCCGTGATTTTGTCCAGAATGGTTTGGAATGCCCCCTGGGTTTGTCCAACCAGCTCATCCTGCCGGGCGGAGATGTTATTAATCACAATTACGCTATCATTATTTTCTGCGACAAAATTAAGATTTTGTTGAATGATGTCATAGATTTCATTGGATTGCTTCGAGCTCTGCTCAGCGAGCTTCCGGATCTCGGAGGCCACTACAGCAAAACCTCTCCCGTGTTCCCCGGCTCTTGCGGCTTCGATCGATGCATTCAGCGCAAGCAGATTCGTTTGAGCAGCGATTTGATTGATCGCTCCTGTAATATTGCTGATGCTGTTGGAGCTTTCCTGAAGTTTCACTGTGATCGCCGAGATTTTCTGGACCTCTTGTTCATTCTTGTCACTGATCTGAATTAAACCATCAACAACCTGATTGCTTGTATGGAAGACCTCGATGATTTCTTCAGCTCTTTGTCTGACGGATTGCGCATTATCGTTGATCGCAGCAAACTTCTCACTGAATCCATAGAACTTATCGACGATATGCTCAGTATCCTTGGACTGCAGTTCCATTGCCTGGGCAATACCTGTGGAGGTTACCGAAGTTTCATTAATGGAGCGGGCTGTCTGTTTAGAAGTTTTCTCCAGTTCATTGGTGCTTGTGTTTAGCACGGAGATAGAATTATTCATATGGGTGATAAGCTCTTTATTTTGCCGGACCATGATATTAAAGCTGTCAGCCAAATCCTTGAATTCGCTTTTATAGCGGCCATCGGCACCTATGGTCAAATCTCCGGTTGCCAGTGTTTTGAACAGCGAGGTCAGCTTGATAACAGGTTTGGTAATAGAGCGGGACAACAGCATACCAAAAGCAATGGCGACAAGCAGGGCGGCGACCGTTACAATGAAGATTTTCATCAGCATATCCTGAATAGGACGTTTAATGTCAGCGTAGGAATCGATAACGGAAATGGTAAGATCGGCCTTTGGAATTTTGTTAATTCTCAGATATTCGTTCGCCAATTCGATGGACTGCGTAACCAGCTCATCCGTTGCCCTGATCGCCAGAAAATCATTCATCCCCTGAGTGCCAGCAAGACTTTGTCCGATCCGGGTAGGGTCGGTGGAGTT encodes:
- a CDS encoding methyl-accepting chemotaxis protein; amino-acid sequence: MGKIKKISNKIRNISLRVKLPILLSLLVAVVLLATSVTVYFVSSDLLLRKSKDEINANGDRIGEGLWTSMQLQEQTSYVISVHNTFKQLLNLRAQGTLSEQEFFSSENPYYEKANGILQESMNGRSSISFLLVLDSKGTILAGTNTDNIGQSRADREYFTEAFKGQSFISDAIQSKSSDKLLIAFSQPIKDLDDKVIGVFAMTVDSSFFLDKLGNIKINGQGKIEILSRSGIILYNSTDPTRIGQSLAGTQGMNDFLAIRATDELVTQSIELANEYLRINKIPKADLTISVIDSYADIKRPIQDMLMKIFIVTVAALLVAIAFGMLLSRSITKPVIKLTSLFKTLATGDLTIGADGRYKSEFKDLADSFNIMVRQNKELITHMNNSISVLNTSTNELEKTSKQTARSINETSVTSTGIAQAMELQSKDTEHIVDKFYGFSEKFAAINDNAQSVRQRAEEIIEVFHTSNQVVDGLIQISDKNEQEVQKISAITVKLQESSNSISNITGAINQIAAQTNLLALNASIEAARAGEHGRGFAVVASEIRKLAEQSSKQSNEIYDIIQQNLNFVAENNDSVIVINNISARQDELVGQTQGAFQTILDKITDITDQIKSMADEIAHLQRDKDDVLDSAQSLSATGEEVSASVEEVTATMVEQSSTIEQLAEMVETIDQLTKNLAESASKFRVE